The following coding sequences lie in one Rutidosis leptorrhynchoides isolate AG116_Rl617_1_P2 chromosome 4, CSIRO_AGI_Rlap_v1, whole genome shotgun sequence genomic window:
- the LOC139840212 gene encoding bifunctional dTDP-4-dehydrorhamnose 3,5-epimerase/dTDP-4-dehydrorhamnose reductase, whose amino-acid sequence MVSQSNGSTAAPLKFLIYGRTGWIGGLLGKICESQNIQYTYGSGRLESRDTLIADLATVNPTHVFNAAGVTGRPNVDWCESHKVETIRTNVVGTLTLADVCREKGLILINYATGCIFEYDSGHQLGSGDGFKEEDIPNFTGSFYSKTKAMVEELLKNYENVCTLRVRMPISSDLTNPRNFITKISRYEKVVNIPNSMTILDELLPISIEMAKRNLTGIYNFTNPGCVSHNEVLELYREYIDPTYTWKNFNLEEQAKVIVAPRSNNELDTTKLKTEFPELLSIKESLVKFVFEPNRKTPVAA is encoded by the exons atggtTTCTCAATCCAACGGTTCAACCGCTGCCCCACTAAAGTTCCTGATCTACGGTCGAACCGGTTGGATAGGCGGTCTACTCGGCAAAATCTGTGAATCTCAAAACATCCAATACACTTACGGTTCCGGCAGGCTCGAGTCACGTGACACCCTCATCGCTGACCTTGCTACCGTTAACCCTACTCACGTGTTCAACGCTGCTGGCGTCACCGGCCGACCAAATGTTGACTGGTGTGAGTCACATAAAGTTGAGACTATTCGTACTAATGTTGTTGGAACTTTGACTCTTGCTGACGTGTGCCGTGAAAAGGGGTTGATTTTGATTAATTATGCTACTGGGTGTATTTTTGAGTATGATTCGGGTCATCAGCTCGGGTCGGGTGATGGGTTTAAGGAAGAGGATATTCCTAATTTTACTGGATCTTTTTACTCCAAGACTAAAGCTATG GTAGAGGAACTGCTCAAAAACTACGAAAATGTATGCACATTACGTGTAAGAATGCCCATCTCATCAGATCTTACAAACCCCCGAAACTTCATCACAAAAATCTCTCGTTATGAAAAAGTGGTCAACATCCCAAACTCGATGACCATTCTCGACGAACTTCTTCCAATCTCCATAGAAATGGCTAAAAGAAACCTAACCGGGATCTACAATTTCACTAACCCCGGTTGTGTTAGCCATAACGAAGTATTGGAGTTGTACCGTGAGTACATTGACCCAACGTACACATGGAAGAACTTCAATCTTGAGGAGCAAGCAAAAGTGATTGTTGCACCAAGAAGCAACAACGAGCTCGATACAACAAAGTTGAAAACTGAGTTTCCCGAGCTCTTATCGATCAAAGAATCACTTGTGAAGTTTGTGTTTGAGCCTAACCGCAAGACCCCCGTTGCAGCTTAA
- the LOC139839662 gene encoding protein phosphatase 2C 29-like, translating to MGSGFSQLLPCFNPAEKRRSKSPELIFSTTDPLDETLGHSFCYVRSSARFISPTHSDRFVSPSQSLRFESSSTQSRQPCGVVSETGFKAISGASVSANTSTPRTVIQFENIYDDAIASDAASAAGVGTSLIKSGSLVNGFESTSSFSALPLQPLPRGDSARSGLGQMERAFFMSGPIERGALSGPLDSSNYGSDSAGVPFSAPLNAGMYAKKKRRSIRKAFNRNFPRPWVVPVRNFVSGRKESPAAGVVGAEETEMRNDSDVQWALGKAGEDRVHVVVSEEHGWLFVGIYDGFNGPDAPEFLMGNLYKAMYKELEGLFWDLDDPAQVEDHSCVAPSQEEEEVTDVSAVPENVVKKVSFRSGEEIVTRRKRLWEYLAEEEPEHGLDLSGSERFAFSVDDALTVSKTSSGVNRRSLLLSKLRNGFGKHKEGSRLFAWKFGLDAKEQKEVENRVEDTANVVRSGRKKKDGPVDHTLVLKAMSRALEVTELAYMDMTDKVMDQYPELALMGSCLLAVLMRDEDVYVMNLGDSRAIVAQHDQTEEVGSSGSGDNGIVIEGVVTESVGVVEEGNDVASDVPAQNTRLMALQLSTDHSTSIEEEVTRIKNEHPDDQHCIVNDRVKGRLKVTRAFGAGSLKKAKWNDSLLEMFRNEFIGNAPYISCVPSLRHHQLCPRDQFLVLSSDGLYQYFSNQEVVSHVDNFMEKFPDGDPAQHLIEELLLRAAKKAGMDLHELLEIPQGDRRKYHDDVTVMVISLEGRIWKSSGKYL from the exons ATGGGAAGTGGATTCTCGCAGCTTCTCCCCTGCTTTAATCCGGCGGAGAAACGGCGGAGTAAATCACCGGAACTTATTTTCTCAACTACCGATCCACTTGATGAAACCCTAGGTCACTCCTTTTGTTACGTTCGTTCATCTGCTCGTTTCATTTCACCTACTCATTCCGATCGATTCGTTTCACCGTCTCAATCCTTACGATTTGAATCTAGCTCAACGCAATCGCGACAGCCGTGCGGTGTCGTTTCTGAAACTGGATTTAAAGCGATTTCAGGTGCATCGGTAAGTGCGAATACTTCAACTCCTAGAACTGTGATCCAATTTGAAAATATTTACGATGATGCCATTGCTAGTGATGCTGCTTCTGCTGCTGGTGTTGGTACTAGTTTAATTAAGTCTGGTAGTTTAGTTAATGGATTTGAGAGTACGTCGTCGTTTAGTGCACTTCCGTTGCAACCTTTGCCACGTGGCGATTCAGCTAGGTCAGGGTTAGGTCAAATGGAGAGAGCTTTTTTTATGTCTGGTCCGATTGAGCGTGGTGCTTTATCTGGTCCGTTGGATTCGAGTAATTACGGTTCGGATTCAGCTGGTGTTCCATTTTCTGCACCGCTTAATGCGGGTATGTATGCTAAAAAGAAGAGACGTAGTATACGGAAAGCGTTTAATAGGAACTTCCCTCGGCCTTGGGTTGTTCCGGTTAGAAATTTTGTTAGCGGGCGGAAGGAATCTCCTGCTGCAGGAGTTGTCGGGGCTGAGGAGACGGAGATGAGGAATGATAGCGACGTGCAGTGGGCGTTAGGGAAAGCGGGGGAGGATCGGGTGCATGTGGTTGTATCAGAAGAGCATGGATGGTTGTTTGTTGGGATTTATGATGGATTTAATGGTCCTGATGCACCTGAATTTTTGATGGGGAATTTGTATAAAGCAATGTATAAAGAGCTTGAAGGTTTGTTTTGGGATTTAGATGATCCAGCTCAAGTTGAGGATCATTCTTGTGTGGCACCATCACAAGAGGAGGAGGAAGTAACGGATGTTAGTGCAGTTCCTGAGAATGTTGTGAAGAAGGTCTCGTTTCGGTCAGGAGAAGAGATAGTGACTAGAAGGAAGAGATTATGGGAATATTTGGCAGAGGAAGAACCTGAACACGGGCTTGATCTTTCTGGTTCAGAAAGGTTTGCGTTTTCAGTGGATGATGCATTAACTGTAAGCAAAACCAGCTCAGGAGTTAATCGAAGATCGTTGTTGCTGTCAAAGTTGAGAAATGGGTTCGGTAAACATAAGGAGGGTAGTCGATTATTTGCATGGAAATTTGGATTGGATGCCAAAGAGCAAAAAGAGGTGGAAAACAGAGTAGAAGATACGGCCAATGTCGTTAGAAGTGGTAGGAAGAAAAAGGATGGTCCAGTAGATCATACATTGGTATTGAAAGCAATGTCACGGGCTTTGGAAGTAACTGAGCTTGCGTATATGGATATGACCGATAAGGTTATGGATCAATATCCTGAACTTGCGCTCATGGGTTCCTGCTTATTGGCTGTGTTGATGAGAGATGAGGATGTGTATGTGATGAATTTAGGAGATAGTCGGGCTATTGTTGCACAGCATGATCAAACTGAAGAAGTTGGTTCATCTGGTTCAGGGGATAATGGGATTGTTATTGAAGGTGTAGTTACCGAATCCGTTGGTGTAGTTGAAGAGGGGAATGATGTGGCAAGTGATGTACCCGCTCAAAATACAAGGTTGATGGCATTGCAACTGTCTACTGATCATAGCACAAGCATCGAAGAA GAAGTTACTAGAATAAAAAATGAACATCCAGACGACCAACATTGTATTGTCAATGATAGAGTCAAAGGTCGTCTTAAGGTTACTCGTGCATTTGGGGCTGGATCCCTTAAAAAG GCGAAATGGAATGATTCATTATTGGAGATGTTTCGCAATGAGTTCATTGGAAACGCACCCTACATTTCTTGTGTTCCTTCTTTGCGACACCATCAATTATGTCCAAGAGATCAGTTTCTGGTTCTTTCATCGGATGGGCTTTATCAGTATTTTAGTAATCAGGAAGTCGTTTCACATGTTGACAATTTCATGGAGAAGTTTCCTGACGGTGATCCAGCTCAACACCTGATTGAAGAGCTTCTTTTACGTGCAGCCAAGAAAGCTG GGATGGATTTACATGAATTATTGGAAATCCCACAAGGTGATCGTAGGAAATACCATGACGACGTTACAGTCATGGTCATTTCTCTTGAAGGAAGAATTTGGAAATCATCTGGAAAATACCTCTAA